Proteins encoded in a region of the Bombina bombina isolate aBomBom1 chromosome 12, aBomBom1.pri, whole genome shotgun sequence genome:
- the RPL35 gene encoding 60S ribosomal protein L35 codes for MAKIKARDLRGKKKEELLKQLDDLKVELSQLRVAKVTGGAASKLSKIRVVRKSIARVLTVINQTQKENLRKFYKGKKYKPLDLRPKKTRALRRRLNKHEESLRTKKQQRKDRLYAMRKFAVKA; via the exons ATG GCAAAAATCAAGGCCCGAGATCTGCGTGGTAAGAAAAAGGAAGAGTTGCTGAAGCAGCTGGATGACCTAAAGGTGGAACTTTCCCAGCTGCGTGTCGCTAAGGTGACAGGAGGAGCTGCTTCCAAGCTGTCCAAAAT CCGTGTTGTTCGCAAATCTATTGCCAGAGTTCTGACTGTGATCAACCAGACCCAGAAAGAAAATCTGAGGAAGTTCTACAAA GGCAAGAAGTACAAGCCTTTGGATCTGAGGCCAAAGAAGACAAGGGCACTCAGGCGTCGGCTGAACAAGCACGAGGAGAGTCTGAGGACAAAGAAACAGCAGAGGAAAGATCGCTTGTACGCCATGCGCAAATTTGCTGTCAAAGCATAA